The Lathyrus oleraceus cultivar Zhongwan6 chromosome 5, CAAS_Psat_ZW6_1.0, whole genome shotgun sequence genome includes the window CTAGATTTATAGTTAAATACTAGAAGAAAGAGTGTAAACAACATGTGCAACGATTCCTCGAGCAACGCTTCCGCCTTCAGTCTTCCTCTCCTTATTCTCTCCTATTGAGATTTAAGGTGAACTTACTTTCTTTTTGTACTACCTTGAATCCACCGAATCTCCCTATGAGTCGAAAATGGCATCCTTATTTATAGACTTAGGAAAGGTAGGCTCGCTAGGCGCACCACCCATCTTTGCCCAATGCACCTACTTTCTTCCTTGTTAAGTAATGCCAGCTCACCTGCAACTTGCCCTATCCGTCCTATCTCACTAGGCGTACCGCCTATCTTCAACTTGCGCATAAAATTTTCCTTCACCATGAATTATCTTAGCCTTTAAGTCTTCTTGGCCGCATGTGCTCGCTAAGCGCGCCTATGATCTCTTCTTAACGGGCTTTTCTTGTAGGAATGTGTCTTGGCAAGGTCTTTGTGTTTTGCTTAGCGTTTTTTCAGtcctttttttttgtttttggttAATGTGGATTTAAAAAGTCCAAACATGTGTTTTATCACTTTTCATTGATAAATCAGAGTTTTTTTATTGATTACTTGTAAAATAAGTTATTAAGCACCTACATATTTTACATAATTTTGGAACTTATTAGGTACCTAAATGGAATTTTATTGATCTAAAAAATCAATCAGAGATTACAGTTACAAACAAATTTAATCGCACGAAAGATAATCCAAATGACTTAACTAATATCATACCCAAACTTTATACAAAAAAACGTTACGCTATGAACAAATTAAGCATAACAACATGCGGTTTCTAAGAAAGTGGTAAAAACCGAAAACATGCAACCTATACAAAAAATTAAAGTGAGATATGGAAAGAGAAAATTACACCAGGGTTTATATTGTTCAATGTGTTAGTCCTCGCTTTGTGCCTAATTCAGTCTCCTATGACATACCATTAAAAATTCATAGTTTTCTACTATTTTGACAATTTTTACAATGTACGTTTTATACAATCAAAGAACCAGATGCtgaaatcaaaaataaaaataatagcTTCCATCTGAGTCTTTCCTTCTTGTGTTGTACACAACCCACACAACTGAAATCCCAAGACCTTCACTCAATCTTGATCGTCCTCATATTCAGATCCAAGATCCTCTCCAAAAATCCATTTCATAATGATCTTTACTCGATCCTACTAGTACCTTGTCTGAGCTCTACGCCTATTTGAAGGAACATAAATTCCCAACTTTGTTATGCAACAAATTTTACTCAATTCTAGTGAAGCCTTTGGTGGAGAAGAAATCCTTTTTTTGGTCCTGCTGGATTGCCAATTCCCAACAACACTGCACAATATGAATCTTGATATGCAACTCAGGAACTTCACAAACATTAACAATGAATGAAACTTCTCTATGATAGACCTCACACTCTTTAAGAATTCAGAAGTAACCAACTCATGGTAATCTTGATAGAGGTTGAGGATGAATTTAAATGCaataaaaaattatgaatttgTATACTTTGAAAGCTAAAAATCCTGTTTTGAAAAACTCTCAAAGTTAGGATGTTATGATCATATCATTTGACATTTGGAAAATAACACTAATGATTTATATATGTGCTTGAGATAGAACACTAAAAATGAGTAAATTACCCATTTGATTTGATTCAAGTGTAATGTGTATAATTTAAGTAAAAGGAAAAATGATTTGAATCAAGAATTTTAAACCTATAATTTTCCCATTTGCTTTGACTCAGTGATTTAAATCAAAGAATCATGTGATTCGAATCATGATTACAGAACCAAAATCGAATATTTGAAATGAGTTTTTGATTTAAACAAACCTTTAGCTTTATTTTAATCAAGATTGCTTCTGATTCGAGTGAGAGAAGCTTGTGATACAAATCACACTAGCAGCAGAAAAACCTAAATTTATATTCATATGTTGATTCGAATCATACATATCCTTGAATTGAATCACACTTCAAAAGGTACAATTTTAAAAAAGTGAAGTATTTGATTGAATATAAGGTTAGAATGATAGAATTCATGAATTCACGCATTTCATGACCCAAATTATCTACTACATTGACTTGAACCACTTTGCAACGAATTTTATCTCAAAATTCAATTTAATGCATGTAAAACACGATTTAAATGCATTACACTCAATTCTAAGATATGTGCAAAACTTAACTTAGTGGAAACTCAATAACCAAAATTAATAAACGATAAGATAGTAAACGAGATAAGGTgtaaaaccaaaaccctaaagGGGCATAACAACTTCAATGAGTGTGTATACTAGAATAGGGAAACAATTAATACTCCTCTATTTATAAATCCAAAAGCATGGACAGGGTGGACATCATTATCAAATTATAGGGTTGCACCTGCTAGTAGGTGGTAGGACATCTACGGGGGACAAATTAGACAAATGGAGACGAATGGAGATAAATCAACATCTCATAATGACCGTGTCCTCCTAAGAAAAAATTCATCATACATAAGTTTTAAATGTTGCATATACTTCCCCAAACAATGCTTGAGGAACTTTCCTAAGCTCCGTTTGAGGGTCTCACCTCAAGAAAAGCTTGACGGACTTGCCTTAAGCTCTGTTTGAGGGACTCACCCCAAACTCCCATTGAGAGACTTTCCCTAAACTGCCGAAACTTGCAATCTCAGCTACACTTAAAGAACTCATTCTCCGAACTATGCTTGAGGGACTCACCCTCTAGGATACACTTGAGATAATAACCCTTTAACAAACAATAGAGAGAATCGCCCTCTAAGCTCCGGCTAATAAATGCGCTTCTCTAGACAGAGATTAATGGCTCACATATTTAAATCACTTTGCACTTCTAATATCTTGTGCTTGAGGGATTTTAGGTTGTGGTAACTTTGATTATGCGTAGAAGATCATGGCCTATAAATCACACGACCCAAGATGCATCACAAAGGGGCACCAACTATGGGCGGGCATGACCTGACGGTTCATGGGGCGCACAGTTTTCGATCCATCACGCCCATGGAATGGGCCGCACAGACCCATTTACATATCCATTCAGAGATACCTGGACGTTTACGTGTCGAACCACATGTCCTTGAAAGGGCCAGTTGTTGTCACTTTCCTaatgaaaaatttgtttatcaTATTAACATGAAAAATGAGTTTTTGATTTTTATTAGCTAGGAGAACTAGTCTTTCCATTCTTACACTCTAATTAAACAATTGGGAAACAATCATTTCCTCACTTGTCAAGTTGACCCATAAGCTAAACCTACAAATATCTCAACTCTTAAAATTGAAAGATTTATTTGCTTTTCTCAAATTCAACGCACTTAAACTCTTGCAATCAACAAGATCCTTTATTGTATTTTTGTAAATACACTTTGTAATGCAATTATCCTCTATCTTACATAAGGGTGTTCAGGGGTGCAGGTCGACCCATGAACCCGCTGACCAAACCAAATCAACCCATAAATTATCCAATCTCATTCATTTATGGATATACCCAACTCAACCCATAACAACTCATATAATTTTCGTTCGATTATCAGATTTGAGTTTTGCAATCCGCATCCGTTGATCCAACTCATTGATGTGActttaataattttttttttatttttcttattattttaaataaaaatataaaattaatatctcactaataaccacaattttttcaaaaataataattattCTCTATCGGTAATACTATTAGACAAATGAGTTTACGTAATTCTAACATTaaatgttattttttatttttttttatcatttcCAACTTATACATTTTATGAAAATAACGTGTCTTTAttgaattttatattataattaagTGTTCTGCCGTATTGATGAGttttattagatattatatgaTATGTTTCATCGAATTTGAGTATTGTAAATGAGTATGATTATATTGAATTGTGTTACATTTTTTAAATcgacaaaaaaaatcataattttttttttatatttgaaaCGCAAATCCAACCCATGATAAATATGTTGATTCAAATCGATTTGACAATAAAATTGCATGTCGAACTACGAACTTAATCCATTAAAATTTAAACGGATAATGATTATACTTAATTCGATCAAACCAACTCATATACACCCGTAATCTTAAACAAGTCAAAACTTACTACACCTATGAATGTTTATCGTacaaataatttaaaataaataaatacgAGAGTGAGTAATTGAATAATTAGGAGgttaattaaaaaaaaaactacaCATAGATACATTACGTTTACTGTCTACGTGTCAGTTTATCAATGGCTTACACCCTTCCATTTCTTCGTCTCTTCAATCCCTCCGGTTCGCACCTCGCCTTCTCAAGCACAAAATTTAGCGCCACTTTACACGCGGCCTCTTTCTCGAACCGGACGCGTCGACTCGCCTCTAACTCAATGAGTCAACCCGCCGCCACTAATTCCAGCACTCCGTCGACACCTGAAGTTTCTCCGTCACCGCCAGATAACGCCGATGTTGTGGTCCAGTACGTGGTGCTCCGGCGAGACCTGATCGATACTTGGCCATTAGGCAGTGTGGTCACTCAAGGTTGCCACGCTTCTGTTTCCGCCGTTTGGTCCAACAAAGACGATCCTGTCACAATCGATTATTGCAGCCCCGATAAAATCGATTCTATGCACAAAGTAAGGGTTTTATTTTccctctttttctttttgttaatCAATGTATGCTTCTAGGTTGTGAAATCTGTTTAGTTTTAGGGTTTCTAGTTTAACACACTAAGAAAGGTTGATATAGTTCATTTGTGATAGTAATTAGACTTGGTGCTATTAGTTTATTGAATGTTTAGCCATTTATAAGATGGACATTAGTGGGTTGTGATATGCTCATTATTTCTGTCTAACTAGTTATTGTTAATTACATAGCATTTGGAGAAACGGAAGATCTAATTGCAAATTGTCTGTGTGTATTATCGGAGTAGCTTATTGTCACACAAACTATCTCAAGGTTTAGGTTTATCCAACCTGAGAACCAGCTAATCAGTAGATCAGCGGTGAAGTAGACAACAAAGTGTTATGATAAATAAAGATCTAACATTCCGTTAAAGAGGGTGGTGCATTCttttttattatatatgtttTATAACTTTCATGACATGAGTAGGAATGCATGATCATTGCATGTTAATTTTTATTGGGTGATTGACCATAAAAGCTATCTATCTACTACAATGTGTGATAGAGCAGTATTAATTTGATCATCAAGACTTGTACTTAATTTTTATTGTCTTGGAAAAGTCGTATGGTAGAGTGCCTAGAGAGTTTTGTCATTTGTGGAAAGCCTTAAAGAAGAAAATAGTTACCATTGCTTGTATTCGAGCTATCCAAGATAAGTATGAGAGAGGTATCAACTAGTGTGTAGGTACATAGTGGAGACACATACGATTTTCCCATTACAATAGGATTGCACTAAGGTTCAACCCTAAGCCCTTACATTTTCACTTTAATTTTGGGTGTAT containing:
- the LOC127085388 gene encoding uncharacterized protein LOC127085388; translation: MAYTLPFLRLFNPSGSHLAFSSTKFSATLHAASFSNRTRRLASNSMSQPAATNSSTPSTPEVSPSPPDNADVVVQYVVLRRDLIDTWPLGSVVTQGCHASVSAVWSNKDDPVTIDYCSPDKIDSMHKVTLEVKGEPQLKNLSEKLKSGGIIHKLWIEQPENIPTCLATKPYPKSIVSSYFKKLKLCK